A single window of Nicotiana sylvestris chromosome 3, ASM39365v2, whole genome shotgun sequence DNA harbors:
- the LOC138887885 gene encoding uncharacterized protein, with protein sequence MEEPVKRWARSWFPQRHYDMLTTNMVESMNSVLLKGREMPILRMLDFIQEKLGEWFYERKKKANETFHRVSIWEEEEMTKKMDLACKIFTCPYAIAAINKRYLQKSDYCSNWYSKKTWLKTYEGHVNTVGDQKSWDIPQNVQSEITKPPDVEILQGRRQKKRHILATE encoded by the exons ATGGAAGAGCCTGTAAAGAGATGGGCTCGATCGTGGTTCCCACAGCGACATTATGATATGCTAACAACAAACATGGTAGAATCAATGAATTCCGTTTTACTAAAAGGGAGAGAAATGCCTATTTTAAGAATGCTAGATTTCATCCAAGAAAAGTTGGGAGAGTGGTTTTACGAACGGAAAAAAAAGGCAAATGAAACTTTTCACAGAGTATCAATatgggaagaagaagagatgacaaagaagatggacttggcttgcaaaatattt ACCTGTCCATATGCAATTGCTGCTATTAACAAGAGATATTTGCAGAAATCTGACTACTGCTCAAATTGGTATTCAAAGAAAACATGGTTGAAAACATATGAAGGACATGTGAATACCGTGGGAGATCAAAAATCATGGGATATACCACAAAATGTACAATCTGAGATCACAAAACCTCCCGATGTAGAGATTTTAcaaggaagaagacaaaagaagaggcaTATCCTTGCGACTGAATAA